In Deinococcus psychrotolerans, a genomic segment contains:
- a CDS encoding alginate O-acetyltransferase AlgF: MKKLSFLLMALSSFAFAQDGLYDAAPPANSAFVRVLNAPAATLGDKAVTADKAAASVYVVVPQGDFTAKIGSVSGKLKVEAGKFYSVVADGAKLNLLTDPSAENRAKALLVIYNLSKAASVDLKTADGKTAVVSGVKPGESGSRAVNGITVDLAAFSGSKPLGTLKGVKLERGSAYALVLTDSGLTLTTSSTKTK; the protein is encoded by the coding sequence ATGAAAAAGCTCTCGTTCCTCCTCATGGCCCTCAGCAGCTTCGCCTTCGCTCAGGACGGCCTCTACGATGCGGCTCCGCCCGCCAACAGTGCCTTCGTGCGTGTCTTGAACGCCCCTGCGGCCACCCTCGGCGACAAAGCCGTGACCGCAGACAAGGCTGCGGCCAGCGTCTACGTCGTCGTTCCGCAGGGCGACTTCACCGCCAAAATCGGCAGCGTTAGCGGCAAGCTGAAGGTCGAGGCCGGCAAGTTCTATAGCGTGGTCGCCGACGGAGCCAAACTCAACCTGCTTACCGACCCGTCAGCTGAGAACCGCGCTAAGGCGCTCTTGGTGATTTACAACCTCAGCAAAGCCGCCAGCGTCGATCTCAAAACCGCCGACGGCAAAACAGCGGTGGTGAGCGGCGTCAAGCCCGGCGAGAGCGGCAGCCGCGCGGTCAACGGCATCACCGTGGATCTGGCGGCCTTCAGCGGCAGCAAGCCGCTGGGTACCCTCAAAGGCGTCAAGTTGGAGCGTGGCAGCGCCTACGCTCTGGTGCTTACTGATAGCGGCCTGACCCTGACCACCAGCAGCACCAAGACCAAGTAA
- a CDS encoding IS3 family transposase, whose product MISDARHAHPTVSVRRLCELHAVSRSWYLRQRNRAVIDQDQRLATDIEAVVLKWNGYGYRRVTRELARSGQSINHKRVLRVMREHRLLCRPKRRYQRTTDSTHSEKRFPNLLPQVIPTQPDQVWQADLTYVRVKQGFVYLACVLDSFTREIVGWSMSKFIDADLSLAALNNALAARNPAPGLLHHSDQGVQYASRLYIARLRAMGITPSMSRRGNPYDNARMESFYKTLKTEEVDLQDYADLDDAQRHVNHFIGKLYNQERLHSSLGYVPPAEFAARYHPA is encoded by the coding sequence ATGATCTCGGATGCGCGACACGCGCATCCCACGGTGTCGGTGCGTCGCCTGTGTGAGCTGCATGCGGTCAGTCGGTCGTGGTACCTCCGTCAACGAAACCGCGCAGTCATCGACCAAGATCAACGACTCGCTACTGACATTGAAGCAGTGGTGCTGAAGTGGAACGGCTATGGGTATCGGCGGGTCACTCGCGAACTGGCACGCAGCGGGCAGTCCATCAATCACAAACGCGTTCTGCGGGTCATGCGGGAACATCGCTTATTGTGTCGACCCAAGCGGCGTTACCAGCGCACCACCGATTCCACTCACAGCGAGAAACGCTTCCCCAATCTGCTCCCACAAGTGATTCCAACCCAACCAGATCAGGTCTGGCAAGCTGATCTGACGTATGTGAGGGTGAAGCAGGGTTTCGTCTACTTGGCATGCGTGCTGGACAGTTTCACGCGTGAGATCGTGGGCTGGTCAATGTCAAAGTTTATCGACGCCGACCTATCACTGGCCGCGCTGAATAACGCGCTTGCTGCTCGCAATCCAGCACCTGGACTCCTTCATCACTCTGATCAAGGTGTCCAATATGCCAGCCGGCTCTATATCGCCCGCCTGCGGGCGATGGGTATCACGCCAAGTATGTCCAGAAGAGGCAATCCCTACGACAACGCTCGCATGGAAAGTTTCTACAAAACTCTCAAAACAGAGGAGGTTGATCTTCAAGATTATGCTGATCTGGACGATGCACAGCGCCATGTGAACCACTTCATCGGTAAGCTTTACAACCAAGAACGCCTGCATTCCAGTCTCGGCTACGTCCCACCTGCCGAGTTCGCCGCCCGCTATCATCCAGCCTAG
- a CDS encoding transposase yields the protein MPGRNHSREFKLQVVNQINSSQRTTAQLSREHGLVPSLIHRWRKEVEARGEAAFTDGVATDRSAELRIAELERYCGQLALENTILKKSLATYRLNKGTK from the coding sequence ATGCCAGGACGCAATCACAGCCGTGAATTCAAGCTTCAGGTCGTCAACCAAATCAATTCAAGCCAGCGAACGACCGCTCAACTCAGCCGGGAACATGGTTTAGTGCCCAGCCTGATCCACCGTTGGCGCAAAGAGGTCGAGGCGCGCGGAGAAGCCGCCTTCACCGACGGCGTGGCCACAGATCGCAGCGCCGAGCTGCGGATTGCTGAGCTGGAGCGGTATTGCGGCCAACTTGCCTTAGAAAACACCATCTTGAAAAAATCGCTGGCGACGTACCGCTTGAACAAAGGCACCAAATGA
- a CDS encoding MBOAT family O-acyltransferase, with protein MVFSSNVFLFLFLPVFLIIYYLLPFKGRSAWILIGSYALYSWWRLDFLWLLAGVTLAAYFFALAIDRSNGPRRFQLLTVAVTLNLCALAYFKYANFGISSFNAAMTGLGFAPFAWAPILLPIGLSFFIFHAISYLVDIYRKEEPPTRNLLDFAAFIALFPHLIAGPVLKYNLLADQFLSRTHTLEKFSYGATRFMTGFAKKVLIADTIAPLVTASFNQPSPSFFDSWLGAFAYTLQLYFDFSGYSDMAIGLAAIMGFKFPENFNHPYISRSITEFWRRWHMSLSSWLREYLYIGLGGNRKGRARTYINLALTMVLGGLWHGANWTFILWGAWHGGILAIERRMKEARACMASCMDSFSLLSAVILKVVPVKLTICKLPILA; from the coding sequence GTGGTCTTCAGCAGCAACGTCTTCCTGTTCTTGTTCCTACCAGTCTTCCTAATCATCTACTACCTCCTGCCGTTCAAAGGGCGGAGCGCGTGGATTCTCATCGGCAGTTACGCGCTGTACTCGTGGTGGCGACTGGATTTCTTGTGGCTGCTGGCTGGCGTGACGTTGGCAGCTTATTTCTTTGCCTTGGCGATAGACCGCTCCAACGGGCCACGCCGTTTTCAGCTGCTGACCGTGGCGGTGACGCTTAACCTGTGTGCTTTGGCGTACTTCAAGTACGCCAACTTCGGCATCAGCAGTTTCAACGCCGCCATGACCGGTTTGGGCTTCGCGCCATTCGCTTGGGCACCGATTTTGCTGCCGATTGGCCTGAGCTTCTTTATCTTTCATGCCATCTCCTATCTGGTGGACATCTACCGCAAGGAAGAGCCGCCCACCCGCAATCTGCTGGACTTCGCGGCTTTTATCGCCCTCTTCCCTCACCTGATCGCTGGGCCAGTCTTGAAATACAACCTGCTGGCCGATCAGTTCCTGAGCCGCACCCATACGCTTGAGAAGTTCAGCTACGGGGCCACCCGTTTCATGACCGGCTTTGCCAAGAAGGTGCTGATCGCCGACACCATCGCGCCGCTCGTGACCGCCAGCTTCAATCAACCCAGTCCCAGCTTTTTTGATAGTTGGCTTGGCGCTTTTGCCTATACCTTGCAGCTCTACTTCGACTTCTCGGGGTACTCGGATATGGCTATTGGGTTGGCGGCCATAATGGGCTTCAAATTCCCCGAGAACTTCAACCACCCCTATATCTCCCGCAGCATCACCGAGTTCTGGCGCAGGTGGCACATGAGCTTAAGTTCGTGGCTGCGCGAATATCTCTACATTGGATTGGGTGGCAACCGTAAGGGTCGGGCCCGTACCTACATCAATCTGGCGCTGACGATGGTGCTGGGTGGGTTGTGGCACGGGGCCAATTGGACGTTCATTCTGTGGGGCGCGTGGCACGGCGGCATCCTGGCCATCGAGCGACGCATGAAGGAAGCCAGGGCGTGCATGGCGTCCTGCATGGATTCGTTCAGCTTGCTTTCTGCCGTGATCTTGAAGGTGGTGCCGGTGAAGCTGACCATCTGCAAGCTGCCGATCTTGGCGTAA